The proteins below come from a single uncultured Fusobacterium sp. genomic window:
- a CDS encoding acetate uptake transporter, translating into MNQNNHIKIEVADPSALGLLGLAIVTFVASANKFGIVSGVSLVVPWAIFLGAFVQLIACLNDIKHGNVFGTTAFGGYAFFWFGMAMSWMIQLGVFGEAMKIAADPKAYGFVFLGYLIFTFYMTIGAVETNKTLLIIFIFIDLLFIGLTLSSFGIAYHYTHMLAATSELLIALFSFYGSAANVLNKTFGKEFLPLGKPLGLFKEVQNSHKTFEKEALSVESFNK; encoded by the coding sequence ATGAATCAAAACAATCACATCAAAATTGAAGTCGCTGATCCTTCTGCATTAGGATTACTTGGACTTGCAATTGTTACCTTTGTCGCTTCGGCAAACAAATTTGGAATAGTTAGTGGAGTATCATTAGTTGTTCCATGGGCAATATTTTTAGGAGCTTTTGTACAGCTTATAGCATGTTTAAATGACATTAAGCATGGAAATGTTTTTGGAACTACAGCTTTTGGGGGATATGCTTTTTTCTGGTTTGGAATGGCTATGAGTTGGATGATACAGCTTGGTGTTTTTGGTGAAGCTATGAAAATAGCTGCTGATCCTAAAGCTTATGGTTTTGTATTTTTAGGTTATCTAATTTTTACTTTCTATATGACTATAGGTGCAGTTGAAACTAATAAGACATTATTAATTATATTTATTTTTATTGATCTTTTATTTATTGGTTTAACTCTTTCTTCATTTGGAATAGCTTATCATTATACTCATATGTTAGCTGCTACATCAGAACTTTTAATAGCTTTATTCTCTTTTTATGGTTCTGCTGCAAATGTTTTAAATAAGACTTTTGGAAAAGAGTTTTTACCATTAGGAAAACCTTTAGGATTGTTTAAAGAAGTTCAAAACTCTCATAAAACTTTTGAAAAAGAAGCTCTTTCTGTAGAGAGTTTTAATAAATAA